The Neospora caninum Liverpool complete genome, chromosome X genome includes a region encoding these proteins:
- a CDS encoding putative high-affinity cGMP-specific 3',5'-cyclic phosphodiesterase 9A, which translates to MSDDEVQTKVGDLSNVMTATLEYKILPRLHPLSGMASLLLSSSRLTVYHLKLLKVLEKSTADIMATSINVLDYIVAEAETFQTLAYVFDHSFEKGLGIEVYINANAIRATRDQENSDLFRPYDIHVEVKGLGVCMENQKAQMMVNAKGLMDRLLLPVHSSVLIELIIRGCREISMKCAENLQTGPSKPAVQRLHEVTSEEAMPHSGLDVVTKQGTILKREAKQAGSILRMSRVCTPRERSQEDQNSVVSPRNQPSRESSVPAQFEPTEEGSADDERASAALERSDVNTENEARLLQIANPELSNLFPQRDVIPVCLYPDVNRVISAIDAVGVSTSVDDISGAIAEESQPEGLVRARCFVDEYDVSLALARYYQGLPETGPPEEPPPPATFMRKADGSGEQSEADTGGSAKCRCTAECRIINGHISVHFRNVESAQAYFNLVSKAAREGEPLTMHRLLDWDFHVLTLPPASAVLVTRDLLTQFALKANMDIPGEIIMAFSVAIFKNYRPNPYHNFYHALNVAQVLCLLLALPDVAVQFTPIDYLVLSVAALGHDLGHPGANNLFMTRFDCWPSRIYQNVSVLENYHAASLFQILRHPGFNVFCSVSATNFAPIRKRIISAILWTDMAKHFDVVAKLQAKIQGEMVLTEGIIVTLTKPYLEGLLLHAADISNPMMDFELCRDWAFRACDEFYQQNKMEEMGGFPPSMPNFQHFDEYNVAKCQVGFIGKATKTINSAGDSKERCRF; encoded by the exons ATGTCCGACGACGAGGTTCAGACGAAAGTCGGCGACCTGTCCAACGTCATGACTGCAACGCTGGAATACAAGATTCTTCCGCGGCTGCACCCGCTGTCTGGCATGGCCTCCCTCCTTTTATCAAGCTCTAGACTTACTGTTTACCACCTGAAGTTGCTAAAGGTTCTCGAGAAATCAACTGCTGATATCATGGCAACGTCCATCAATGTTCTCGACTACATTGTAGCTGAGGCGGAAACCTTCCAA ACTCTTGCTTACGTCTTCGACCATAGTTTTGAGAAGGGTTTGGGAATCGAGGTGTACATAAACGCTAACGCCATCCGAGCCACTCGGGACCAGGAAAATTCCGATCTCTTTCGTCCCTACGACATACATGTCGAG GTGAAGGGTTTGGGCGTGTGCATGGAGAATCAGAAGGCACAAATGATGGTAAACGCGAAAGGCCTGATGGACAG gctccttcttcccgtccaTTCGAGCGTTCTCATCGAACTCATTATCCGGGGCTGCAGAGAAATATCGATGAAATGTGCTGAAAACCTACAGAC GGGGCCCTCCAAGCCAGCTGTTCAGCGGTTGCACGAGGTCACGTCGGAGGAAGCCATGCCGCACAGCGGCCTGGACGTCGTGACAAAGCAGGGAACCATCCTGAAACGCGAGGCAAAGCAGGCCGGCTCCATTCTACGCATGTCTCGCGTTTGCAcaccacgagagagaagccaagAAGATCAAAATTCCGTTGTATCACCACGAAACCAGCCCAGCAGGGAAAGTTCCGTCCCCGCGCAATTCGAACCTACGGAAGAGGGTAGTGCTGACGATGAACGCGCCTCAG ccgcGCTAGAGCGAAGCGACGTGAACACGGAGAACGAGGCCCGTCTCCTGCAAATAGCCAACCCTGAGTTATCCAACCTGTTCCCACAGCGCGACGTCATCCCTGTATGCCTCTATCCCGACGTTAACCGCGTCATTTCTGCTATCGATGCTGTCGGCGTATCTACATCAGTCGACGACATCTCTGGCGCGATAGCTGAG GAGTCTCAGCCTGAGGGACTCGTTCGGGCGCGATGCTTCGTTGATGAGTACGACGTCTCTTTGGCTCTTGCTCGATATTACCAAGGCCTGCCGGAGACAGGACCACCAGAAGAGCCTCCGCCTCCCGCGACTTTCATGAGGAAAGCCGATGGTTCTGGAGAGCAGAGCGAGGCTGACACGG GCGGAAGTGCCAAGTGCCGATGCACTGCGGAGTGTCGCATTATCAACGGACACATCTCTGTTCATTTCCGCAACGTGGAATCCGCGCAGGCGTACTTCAACCTGGTTTCCAAAGCCGCCCGAGAGGGTGAACCGTTGACGATGCACCGGCTGCTAGACTGGGACTTCCACGTCCTTACTTTGCCTCCAGCGAGTGCTGTTCTAGTTACCAG GGACTTGTTGACGCAGTTTGCGCTGAAGGCCAACATGGACATTCCCGGAGAAATTATCATGGCCTTCTCCGTGGCCATATTCAAAAACTACCGACCAAATCCGTACCACAACTTCTACCATGCCTTGAACGTCGCACAG GTTCTGTGTCTGCTGCTCGCCCTCCCTGATGTAGCAGTCCAGTTCACGCCAATCGACTATCTCGTGCTGTCTGTGGCTGCTCTGGGGCACGACTTGGGACACCCAGGCGCGAACAACCTGTTCATGACTAGATTCGACTG CTGGCCTTCGAGGATATACCAGAATGTGTCAGTCCTAGAGAATTACCATGCAGCGAGCCTGTTTCAGATTCTCAG GCACCCCGGATTCAACGTGTTTTGCTCCGTCTCGGCCACCAACTTCGCCCCGATCCGGAAGCGCATCATAAGCGCAATTTTGTGGACAGATATGGCCAAACACTTTGACGTCGTGGCCAAGTTGCAGGCGAAGATTCAAGGGGAAATGGTGCTTACTGAGGGAATTATCGTCACCTTAACGAAACCCTATCTGGAAGGCCTGCTCTTGCATGCCGCTGACATCAGCAATCCGATGATGGACTTCGAGCTTTGCCGGGACTGGGCCTTCCGGGCATGCGACGAGTTCTACCAGCAG AACAAAATGGAAGAAATGGGAGGTTTCCCTCCCTCCATGCCGAACTTCCAGCACTTTGACGAGTACAACGTAGCCAAGTGCCAAGTTGGCTTCATCGGTAAAGCGACGAAAACGATAAACTCTGCAGGGGACAGCAAAGAACGCTGTCGCTTCTGA